In one window of Paenibacillus thermoaerophilus DNA:
- a CDS encoding purine-nucleoside phosphorylase produces MAKETQTASQETIQTEAARVREAADAIAAKIESKPEIGLILGSGLGVLADSLQNPVTMNYGDIPHFPVSTVEGHAGELAVGDVSGRRVVVMKGRFHLYEGYDVTRVALPIRVMKALGVRTLIVTNAAGGINAAFAPGDLMVIRDHLNMMFRNPLIGPNDPEVGVRFPDMSEAYSKRLRAIAHEAAAELGMKLQEGVYVGLLGPSYETPAEIRMLRTLGGDAVGMSTVPEVIAARHAGIEVLGISCISNMAAGMLDQPLSHEEVMETTERVKAEFLKLVELLIGRV; encoded by the coding sequence ATGGCGAAGGAAACGCAAACGGCATCCCAAGAAACCATTCAAACCGAGGCGGCGCGCGTGCGCGAGGCGGCGGACGCGATCGCCGCGAAGATCGAAAGCAAGCCGGAGATCGGGCTGATTCTCGGCTCCGGTCTGGGCGTCCTGGCGGATTCGCTGCAAAATCCGGTGACGATGAATTACGGCGACATTCCGCATTTTCCCGTGTCCACGGTGGAAGGACACGCAGGAGAGTTGGCGGTCGGAGACGTATCCGGCCGCCGCGTCGTCGTGATGAAGGGCCGGTTTCACTTGTACGAAGGGTATGACGTGACCCGCGTGGCGTTACCGATCCGGGTGATGAAGGCGCTGGGGGTCCGCACCCTGATCGTGACGAACGCAGCCGGCGGCATCAATGCGGCGTTCGCGCCGGGCGACCTGATGGTGATTCGGGACCACTTGAACATGATGTTCCGCAACCCGCTGATCGGGCCGAATGATCCGGAAGTCGGCGTCCGGTTCCCGGATATGTCGGAAGCGTACAGCAAACGTCTGCGCGCAATCGCGCACGAAGCGGCTGCCGAGCTCGGCATGAAGCTGCAAGAAGGCGTCTATGTCGGCCTGTTGGGGCCGTCCTACGAGACGCCGGCCGAAATTCGCATGCTGCGCACGCTCGGCGGCGACGCGGTCGGCATGTCGACGGTGCCGGAAGTGATTGCCGCCCGCCATGCGGGTATCGAAGTGCTCGGCATCTCCTGCATCTCCAATATGGCGGCGGGCATGCTGGATCAACCGTTGTCCCACGAGGAAGTCATGGAGACGACGGAGCGGGTGAAGGCGGAATTCCTCAAGCTCGTGGAGCTGTTGATCGGACGGGTGTAA
- a CDS encoding purine-nucleoside phosphorylase, whose protein sequence is MTKAGNTAAERLERLRAGAEYLKERLGSRRPEIGLILGSGLGDLAEQLEDAVYIPYEDVPFLPRSTVEGHAGRFAAGRLEDRDVLAMQGRFHYYEGYSMQQVVAPVYLMKLLGIADLVITNAAGGMNASFEPGDLMLISDHLNWTGANPLIGENVPELGVRFPDMSEAYSKSHRELAKRLAAELNEREQLGLNLREGVYAGVAGPTYMTPSELIMLRNLGGDAVGMSTVGEVIAARHAGISVLGISCITDMAIGEHLEPLTHEQVMETANRTKPKFQRLVREFVKRIGGG, encoded by the coding sequence ATGACGAAAGCCGGCAACACGGCGGCGGAACGGCTGGAGCGGCTTCGGGCCGGGGCCGAGTACCTGAAGGAGCGCTTGGGTTCGCGTCGGCCGGAGATCGGGTTGATACTCGGCTCCGGTCTGGGCGATCTGGCGGAGCAACTGGAAGACGCCGTATACATCCCGTACGAGGACGTTCCGTTTTTGCCCCGTTCCACGGTGGAAGGGCATGCGGGCCGGTTCGCAGCGGGACGGCTCGAAGACCGGGATGTGCTTGCGATGCAGGGCCGTTTTCACTATTACGAAGGGTACTCCATGCAGCAGGTTGTCGCGCCGGTTTACCTGATGAAGCTGCTCGGCATCGCTGATCTGGTGATTACGAATGCGGCCGGGGGAATGAACGCGTCGTTCGAGCCGGGCGACCTGATGCTCATCTCCGACCATTTGAACTGGACGGGCGCCAACCCGCTGATCGGCGAAAATGTGCCCGAGCTGGGCGTCCGGTTCCCGGATATGTCCGAAGCTTACTCGAAATCGCACCGGGAGCTGGCCAAGCGGCTCGCGGCAGAGCTGAACGAGCGGGAACAGCTCGGCCTGAACCTTCGCGAAGGCGTCTATGCAGGGGTTGCCGGACCAACGTACATGACGCCGTCGGAGCTGATCATGCTTCGCAATCTCGGGGGCGACGCGGTCGGCATGTCGACGGTCGGCGAGGTTATCGCCGCCCGCCATGCGGGGATCTCGGTGCTCGGCATCTCCTGCATCACGGATATGGCGATCGGCGAGCATCTGGAGCCGCTGACGCACGAGCAGGTCATGGAGACGGCGAACCGGACCAAGCCGAAATTCCAGCGGCTGGTGCGCGAGTTCGTCAAACGAATCGGCGGGGGATGA
- a CDS encoding pyrimidine-nucleoside phosphorylase: MRAVDLIRKKRDGGELTPDEIAFLIRGYVEGTVPDYQMSAWAMAVVWRGMTPAETASLTLEMARSGDQVDLGPIEGIKVDKHSTGGVGDKTTILLAPLVASAGVPVAKMSGRGLGHTGGTIDKLESIPGFRVELSREQFLEQVSRHGLAVISQSGNITPADKLLYGLRDVTATVESIPLIASSIMSKKIAAGADAIVLDVKVGGGAFMKTLDEAISLAEAMVRIGTDVGRETIAVLTSMDQPLGLAIGNALEVREAIETLKGGGPADLKELCLTLGAHMLVLGGVADDETSARAKLEERLSSGYALKKLKELIAAQGGSPSVVDNPAMLPSASRVLEVKAEESGYVSGIEAERLGIAAMLLGAGRETKADAIDPAAGVVLRRKVGDEVAAGDVLAELHVNERPQARIEEALRLAREAFRLQSRPCRPEPLVYAIVSAEGVRRLA, encoded by the coding sequence ATGAGAGCGGTCGATCTTATTCGCAAAAAACGCGACGGCGGCGAGCTGACCCCGGACGAGATCGCGTTTCTGATCCGGGGTTATGTCGAAGGAACGGTTCCGGACTATCAGATGTCCGCTTGGGCGATGGCGGTCGTCTGGCGCGGCATGACGCCGGCCGAGACGGCCTCGCTGACGCTGGAGATGGCCCGTTCCGGCGACCAGGTCGATCTCGGGCCGATCGAAGGCATCAAGGTCGACAAGCATTCGACCGGCGGCGTGGGCGACAAGACGACCATCCTGCTTGCGCCGCTCGTCGCATCGGCCGGGGTTCCGGTCGCCAAAATGTCCGGCCGAGGCCTCGGACATACGGGAGGAACGATCGACAAGCTGGAGTCGATTCCGGGTTTTCGGGTTGAGCTGAGCCGGGAGCAATTCCTGGAGCAGGTAAGCCGGCACGGACTGGCTGTCATCAGCCAATCCGGCAATATCACGCCGGCGGACAAGCTGCTGTACGGGCTGCGCGACGTGACCGCGACGGTCGAGTCGATTCCGCTGATCGCCAGCTCGATCATGAGCAAAAAAATCGCCGCCGGCGCAGACGCGATCGTGCTTGACGTAAAGGTGGGCGGAGGCGCGTTTATGAAGACGCTCGACGAGGCGATTTCGCTGGCGGAGGCGATGGTGCGGATCGGCACCGACGTGGGCCGGGAGACGATTGCCGTGCTGACTTCGATGGATCAGCCGCTCGGACTGGCGATCGGCAACGCGCTGGAGGTGCGCGAGGCGATCGAGACGTTGAAGGGCGGCGGGCCTGCCGATCTGAAGGAGCTGTGCCTGACGCTCGGAGCGCATATGCTGGTGCTGGGCGGCGTTGCAGACGACGAGACTTCCGCCCGGGCGAAGCTGGAGGAACGGCTGTCAAGCGGTTATGCGCTGAAGAAGCTGAAGGAATTGATCGCCGCGCAGGGCGGATCGCCCTCGGTCGTGGACAATCCGGCGATGCTGCCTTCGGCGTCCCGCGTGTTGGAGGTGAAGGCCGAGGAGTCCGGCTACGTATCCGGAATCGAGGCCGAGCGGCTGGGCATCGCGGCGATGCTGCTAGGGGCCGGACGCGAGACGAAGGCGGACGCCATCGACCCGGCGGCGGGTGTCGTCCTTCGCCGCAAGGTGGGCGACGAGGTCGCGGCGGGAGACGTGCTGGCGGAGCTGCACGTGAACGAGCGGCCGCAGGCGCGGATCGAGGAGGCGTTGAGATTGGCCCGCGAAGCGTTCCGGCTTCAGTCACGGCCTTGCCGGCCGGAGCCGCTCGTCTACGCGATCGTGTCGGCCGAAGGCGTTCGGCGGCTTGCGTAG
- a CDS encoding HD domain-containing protein — MIELVDDEPVGGEDGGKPELPEAPTGERLTKQLRFIIEADRLKSVLRQTLVSDASRRENDAEHSWHLALMAMLLSEHAAEPGLDLGKVMRMLLVHDLVEIDAGDTFAYDEAGHTDKAEREQRAANRLFGLLPDDQRDEFHSLWREFEERATPEAKFAASLDRLQPMLLNYTTRGHAWRKHGVTSDRVEKRNRHIEEGAPALWSFAERLIGEAVERGFLEKGSPPSK, encoded by the coding sequence ATGATCGAGTTGGTGGACGACGAGCCGGTGGGCGGCGAAGACGGCGGCAAGCCCGAACTGCCCGAAGCGCCGACCGGCGAGAGATTGACGAAGCAATTGAGGTTTATTATCGAGGCGGACCGGCTCAAGTCGGTTCTGCGTCAGACCCTCGTGTCGGACGCCAGCCGACGGGAGAACGATGCCGAGCATAGCTGGCATCTCGCGCTTATGGCGATGTTGTTAAGCGAGCATGCGGCGGAACCGGGCCTGGACCTCGGAAAAGTGATGCGGATGCTGCTCGTGCACGATCTTGTCGAGATCGATGCGGGCGACACGTTCGCTTACGACGAAGCCGGCCATACCGACAAGGCGGAACGCGAGCAGCGGGCGGCAAACCGGCTGTTCGGGCTGCTGCCCGACGACCAGCGGGACGAGTTCCATTCGTTGTGGCGGGAATTCGAAGAGCGGGCCACGCCGGAAGCGAAGTTCGCGGCGTCGCTGGACCGGCTGCAGCCGATGCTGCTGAACTATACGACGCGCGGTCATGCGTGGCGCAAGCACGGAGTCACGAGCGACCGGGTCGAGAAGCGCAACCGGCATATCGAAGAGGGAGCTCCCGCGTTATGGAGTTTTGCCGAGCGGTTGATCGGCGAAGCGGTGGAGCGGGGCTTTTTGGAGAAGGGATCGCCCCCCTCTAAATGA